A region of Alphaproteobacteria bacterium DNA encodes the following proteins:
- a CDS encoding aminopeptidase P family protein, with translation MVDSNSAHLALLREELARRGLDGFVVPRADEHQGEHVPFSAERLAWVTGFTGSAGTAVILAARAALFVDGRYTLQGATETMGTGIEIVHVTERQFDDWLVEALSEDMRLGYDPRLHTGEGRKRLEKVCKRATAHLVPTDGNPADAVWQNRPAPPLALVVAHTNEFTGRSSEDKRKTIGSTLAKEKCDAAVITLPDSLAWLLNLRGGDVPNTPLPLSFAILSRDGTVALFIDQRKLSPGLDRHLGKDVTIQAPDGLGPTLRALGEAGKTVRADPATASAWVLDELAEGGAIVVEGTDPCLRPKAIKNETELSGTRAAHRRDGVAVTRFLHWLDREAASGALTEIAAADHLEALRRQGKHFRDLSFPTVSGAGANGAIVHYRVTPESNRKLESGSLYLVDSGAQYLDGTTDITRTVAIGSPSEEMRDRFTRVLKGHIALATARFPVGTRGSQLDTLARLALWKVGLDYDHGTGHGVGSYLSVHEGPQRISKRGGDAALEPNMIVSNEPGYYKAEGYGIRIENLVAVKTLGKPEGGERELLGFKTLTRAPIDRTLIDTTLLDDSEVAWLDAYHAEVRKTLTPLLDAKTAAWLTAATAPLR, from the coding sequence ATGGTAGACAGTAACAGCGCACATCTTGCCCTTCTGCGCGAGGAACTCGCGCGGCGCGGCCTTGATGGCTTCGTGGTGCCTCGCGCCGACGAGCATCAGGGCGAACATGTACCGTTCAGTGCCGAGCGCCTAGCCTGGGTGACCGGGTTCACGGGCTCTGCCGGAACCGCCGTGATACTGGCTGCTCGTGCCGCCCTGTTTGTCGATGGCCGTTACACACTGCAGGGCGCGACCGAGACTATGGGCACCGGCATCGAGATAGTTCACGTCACCGAGCGGCAGTTCGATGACTGGCTTGTCGAAGCCTTGTCCGAGGACATGCGCCTCGGCTACGATCCGCGCCTGCACACTGGCGAGGGGCGCAAGCGTCTGGAAAAGGTATGCAAGCGTGCCACCGCCCACCTCGTGCCGACCGACGGCAATCCCGCCGACGCGGTCTGGCAGAACCGACCCGCCCCGCCGCTAGCGCTTGTCGTCGCCCATACCAACGAATTCACCGGCCGCTCGTCCGAGGACAAGCGCAAGACCATCGGCTCGACCTTGGCCAAGGAAAAATGCGACGCCGCCGTCATCACGCTACCAGACTCCCTTGCCTGGCTACTTAACCTGCGTGGCGGTGATGTGCCCAACACGCCGTTACCGCTAAGCTTCGCCATCCTCTCGCGGGACGGCACCGTGGCGCTGTTCATAGACCAGCGCAAGCTCTCACCCGGGCTCGACCGACACCTTGGCAAGGATGTCACAATACAAGCGCCCGATGGGCTCGGCCCGACACTGCGCGCGCTCGGCGAAGCAGGCAAAACTGTTCGCGCAGATCCTGCGACAGCATCGGCCTGGGTGCTCGACGAACTTGCCGAAGGCGGCGCCATTGTTGTCGAAGGAACTGATCCCTGCCTCCGGCCGAAGGCGATCAAGAACGAGACCGAGCTCTCTGGCACGCGGGCCGCGCATCGGCGCGACGGAGTCGCTGTCACCCGCTTTCTGCATTGGCTCGATCGGGAAGCCGCAAGCGGCGCGCTGACTGAGATCGCTGCCGCGGACCACCTCGAAGCCCTGCGCCGCCAGGGCAAGCATTTCCGCGATCTCAGCTTTCCCACCGTCTCCGGTGCTGGCGCCAACGGCGCCATCGTGCATTACCGGGTGACGCCCGAGAGCAATCGCAAGCTCGAGAGCGGCTCGCTCTACCTGGTGGACTCCGGCGCGCAATATCTCGACGGCACCACTGACATCACGCGTACCGTCGCCATCGGCAGCCCTAGCGAGGAGATGCGCGACCGCTTCACGCGCGTCCTTAAAGGGCACATTGCGCTCGCCACTGCGCGCTTCCCCGTCGGCACCCGCGGCAGCCAACTCGATACACTGGCGCGGCTCGCACTGTGGAAGGTAGGGCTCGACTACGACCACGGTACGGGCCACGGGGTCGGCAGCTATCTGAGCGTCCACGAAGGTCCGCAGCGCATCTCCAAACGGGGCGGCGATGCCGCGCTTGAGCCGAACATGATCGTCTCCAACGAGCCTGGCTATTACAAGGCCGAGGGCTACGGCATCCGCATCGAGAATCTGGTCGCGGTCAAGACGCTCGGAAAACCCGAGGGTGGCGAGCGCGAGTTGCTCGGCTTCAAGACTCTGACCCGCGCGCCCATCGACCGCACCCTGATCGACACCACACTGCTCGACGACAGCGAGGTGGCCTGGCTCGACGCCTACCATGCCGAGGTGCGCAAGACCCTAACGCCGCTGCTCGATGCCAAGACCGCAGCTTGGCTGACCGCCGCGACAGCGCCGCTGCGTTAG
- the ligA gene encoding NAD-dependent DNA ligase LigA, with protein sequence MSTPIAELDETAAAAELKRLAQLIVYYDERYYAHDAPEISDADYDGLRRRNDEIEALFPALVRADSSSHRVGAPLADGFRRMAHAVPMLSLGNAFSEDDVTEFRARILRFLDLDEDGDLVTVAEPKIDGLSASLRYENGELALGLTRGDGREGEDVTANLRTLDDVPDSLEGDPPAILEVRGEVYMAKPDFAALNDAREAAEEPLYANPRNSAAGSLRQIDPAITASRRLSFAAYAWGEISDPLGDTLWQARDRLGGFGFRLDGWAARCTDLAAMLRYYKRVVDGRADLDYDIDGVVYKVDRLDWQERLGTISRSPRWAIAHKFPAERATTRLEGITIQVGRTGALTPVANLAPVTVGGVVVSRASLHNEELIAEKGVRVGDTVVVQRAGDVIPQVVEVVLEKRPKGAVPFVMPETCPVCDSSAVREPGEAVRRCTGGLICPAQAVERLRHFVSRDAFDIEGLGEKQIAAFWEDGLVRQPADLFRLGVHAEALAEREGWGETSVHNLLMAIERRRRIGLDRFVYALGIRQIGQANARLLAQVYSSLAGLTAAMDEARDGESEAYAGLVAIDGIGHKVAADIVDFFAERHNQEAVSVLAAALTIENFIAAGSASPVAGKTVVFTGKLKTMSRSEAKARAQELGAKVAGLVSARTDYLVAGVDAGSKLKKAQERGVAVLSEVEWYELTNTP encoded by the coding sequence ATGAGCACCCCTATCGCTGAGCTTGACGAGACAGCGGCGGCAGCCGAACTCAAGCGTCTGGCCCAGCTTATCGTCTATTACGACGAGCGCTATTACGCCCACGATGCACCTGAGATCTCGGATGCGGACTATGATGGCCTGCGTCGGCGCAACGATGAGATCGAGGCACTTTTCCCCGCGCTGGTCCGGGCTGATAGCTCTTCCCATCGCGTCGGCGCGCCCTTGGCGGACGGATTTCGCCGCATGGCTCATGCCGTGCCAATGCTATCTCTTGGCAATGCCTTTTCCGAAGACGATGTGACCGAGTTTCGCGCCCGTATCCTGCGTTTCCTCGATCTCGACGAGGATGGCGATCTGGTCACCGTGGCCGAGCCGAAGATCGACGGTCTGTCGGCCTCTCTGCGTTACGAGAACGGAGAATTGGCCTTGGGGCTGACGCGCGGCGACGGCCGCGAAGGTGAGGACGTCACGGCGAACCTACGCACGCTGGATGATGTTCCCGACAGCCTAGAGGGTGATCCGCCGGCCATCCTGGAAGTGCGTGGCGAGGTCTACATGGCGAAGCCGGATTTCGCCGCTCTCAACGACGCACGTGAGGCGGCGGAGGAGCCGCTCTACGCCAATCCGCGCAACAGTGCCGCGGGCAGCCTGCGCCAGATCGACCCAGCGATTACCGCGTCGCGGCGGCTCAGCTTTGCGGCCTATGCCTGGGGCGAGATCAGCGATCCGCTTGGCGACACCCTGTGGCAGGCCCGCGACCGTTTGGGCGGCTTCGGTTTCCGGCTCGACGGATGGGCAGCGCGCTGCACCGATCTCGCTGCCATGCTCCGCTACTATAAGAGGGTCGTCGATGGCCGCGCCGATCTCGACTATGATATTGATGGCGTTGTTTACAAGGTCGACCGGCTCGACTGGCAGGAACGCCTCGGCACTATCAGCCGTAGCCCGCGCTGGGCCATCGCGCACAAGTTTCCGGCCGAGCGTGCCACCACCCGACTCGAAGGTATCACCATCCAGGTCGGGCGCACGGGTGCCCTGACGCCTGTTGCCAATCTGGCGCCCGTCACGGTCGGCGGCGTGGTGGTCTCGCGCGCCAGCCTGCATAATGAAGAGCTGATTGCGGAGAAGGGCGTCCGCGTCGGCGATACGGTTGTCGTCCAGCGCGCAGGCGATGTGATTCCTCAGGTGGTTGAAGTGGTACTCGAGAAGCGCCCCAAGGGGGCGGTGCCGTTTGTGATGCCCGAGACCTGTCCGGTCTGCGACTCGAGCGCTGTGCGTGAGCCGGGGGAAGCGGTGCGCCGCTGCACCGGTGGGCTGATCTGTCCGGCCCAGGCGGTCGAGCGCCTGCGGCATTTTGTCAGCCGCGACGCTTTCGATATCGAGGGTTTGGGCGAGAAGCAGATTGCTGCTTTCTGGGAAGATGGGCTGGTGCGCCAACCCGCTGATCTGTTCCGCCTTGGCGTGCACGCCGAGGCGCTGGCGGAGCGCGAGGGTTGGGGCGAGACCTCGGTACATAATCTACTGATGGCGATTGAGAGGCGGCGGCGAATCGGTCTCGACCGCTTCGTCTATGCGCTCGGCATACGTCAGATCGGCCAGGCCAATGCGCGCTTGTTGGCGCAGGTCTATAGCAGCCTGGCCGGCTTAACGGCGGCTATGGACGAGGCGAGGGACGGGGAAAGCGAGGCCTATGCTGGTCTGGTGGCGATCGATGGCATCGGACACAAGGTAGCGGCGGATATTGTCGATTTTTTTGCCGAGCGTCATAACCAGGAGGCGGTCTCGGTACTTGCTGCGGCGCTGACGATCGAGAATTTTATTGCGGCGGGATCGGCGTCGCCCGTTGCTGGCAAGACTGTGGTCTTTACGGGCAAACTCAAAACCATGAGCCGCTCCGAGGCCAAGGCGCGGGCGCAGGAGCTGGGCGCTAAAGTGGCGGGCTTGGTGTCAGCAAGAACCGACTATCTGGTTGCCGGCGTTGACGCCGGCTCGAAGCTCAAAAAGGCCCAAGAGCGAGGCGTTGCTGTACTCAGCGAGGTCGAGTGGTATGAGCTTACGAACACGCCCTAA
- a CDS encoding DUF1499 domain-containing protein: MADTRALAVRRYSRFAALGAVLGIVSVGALFVAAVGYRAGQGEFPFLPPELHWDYKFALGTIVQYAAYAGIAAGVFGLIGLGATMRGAPKRGFVAALIAIVLGFGGGGKIAELYMKVRSNPFIHDITTDTANPPDFVDVVGAREAFAQVSLDKLNGLEYTAEIVLQQNAAQQRSGYPDLSPVETSEAPSVVFDKVLALVESEGWEVVASAPAEGRIEATVMTPYFKFRDDVVLRIAAAGSGTRVDMRSASRVGRSDVGVNAGRIAGFLGRLRIITGG, encoded by the coding sequence ATGGCTGACACCCGGGCTTTGGCCGTCAGGCGGTATTCAAGATTTGCAGCACTGGGAGCGGTGCTTGGTATTGTCTCGGTAGGCGCCTTGTTTGTCGCCGCCGTGGGCTATCGTGCCGGCCAGGGGGAGTTTCCCTTCCTGCCGCCGGAGCTGCACTGGGACTATAAATTTGCGCTCGGCACCATCGTCCAGTACGCAGCCTATGCTGGCATTGCTGCTGGCGTGTTCGGTTTGATCGGGCTTGGTGCGACCATGCGCGGGGCGCCCAAGCGGGGCTTTGTGGCGGCGCTTATCGCCATCGTGCTCGGCTTTGGCGGCGGCGGCAAGATCGCTGAACTGTACATGAAGGTGCGGAGCAACCCCTTCATCCACGACATCACTACAGATACGGCTAACCCGCCGGATTTTGTCGATGTGGTGGGCGCCCGTGAGGCTTTCGCCCAGGTCAGTCTGGATAAGCTCAATGGCCTCGAATATACCGCCGAAATAGTGTTGCAGCAGAACGCAGCGCAGCAGCGGTCCGGCTATCCCGATCTGTCGCCGGTGGAGACCAGCGAGGCGCCAAGTGTGGTCTTCGACAAGGTACTGGCCCTGGTTGAGAGCGAGGGCTGGGAGGTTGTCGCCAGCGCGCCCGCGGAAGGCCGCATCGAGGCCACGGTCATGACACCCTACTTTAAGTTTCGCGACGACGTGGTGTTGCGCATCGCGGCGGCTGGCTCTGGCACGCGCGTCGACATGCGCTCCGCCAGCCGTGTCGGGCGCTCCGACGTCGGTGTTAACGCCGGGCGCATTGCCGGCTTTTTGGGGCGTCTGAGGATCATCACCGGCGGGTAA
- a CDS encoding 50S ribosomal protein L11 methyltransferase — MLWQITLSVPREATDAFEAALDPFAFSQTLWPSAHNKMGLEALCTAPPEPDALDQSLRIAAAATGIEMPLLHVAPMPHQDWLALGLAGLKPVRAGRFTVRGAHHTPQPGTLDLLVEAGQAFGTGHHASTAGCLTMLCNLARGHRFTRALDMGCGSGVLAMAMAQLWRRPVLGIDIDPLAVATAQENARRNHLGPWLRFVSGNGYRARAVLTGAPFDIVAANILARPLAKMAPTLSRALAPSGFAILAGLLIGQETSVLAAHRAVGLIPRRRWRRDGWSVLVLQTVG, encoded by the coding sequence ATGCTTTGGCAAATTACCCTCAGTGTGCCGCGCGAGGCAACCGATGCGTTCGAGGCGGCGCTCGATCCGTTCGCGTTTTCGCAGACTCTATGGCCAAGCGCCCATAACAAGATGGGCTTGGAGGCGCTGTGCACTGCCCCCCCTGAGCCGGATGCGCTCGACCAGTCCTTGAGAATCGCAGCGGCTGCCACCGGCATCGAGATGCCACTGCTTCACGTCGCGCCCATGCCGCATCAGGATTGGCTAGCGCTTGGCTTAGCCGGGCTCAAGCCGGTGCGCGCGGGCCGCTTCACCGTGCGCGGCGCCCACCATACCCCACAACCCGGCACGCTCGATTTGTTAGTGGAGGCGGGGCAGGCTTTCGGCACCGGACACCACGCGAGCACGGCAGGATGCCTGACCATGCTCTGCAATCTGGCGCGGGGGCATCGTTTCACGCGCGCTCTCGATATGGGTTGCGGCAGCGGCGTGCTAGCCATGGCCATGGCGCAGCTATGGCGCCGCCCTGTCCTGGGAATCGATATCGACCCTCTGGCCGTAGCGACGGCTCAGGAGAACGCGCGGCGCAACCATCTCGGGCCATGGCTACGCTTCGTCTCCGGCAACGGCTACCGCGCGCGCGCCGTATTAACGGGAGCGCCGTTTGACATTGTCGCCGCGAACATTCTAGCCCGGCCGCTGGCGAAAATGGCGCCCACCCTATCGCGCGCCTTGGCGCCAAGCGGTTTCGCCATCCTCGCCGGTCTGCTTATCGGCCAGGAGACTTCGGTGCTAGCCGCCCACCGAGCAGTGGGGCTGATACCGCGTCGACGTTGGCGGCGGGACGGCTGGTCGGTGTTGGTGCTACAGACCGTTGGCTAG